In the genome of Notamacropus eugenii isolate mMacEug1 chromosome 5, mMacEug1.pri_v2, whole genome shotgun sequence, one region contains:
- the LOC140506832 gene encoding LOW QUALITY PROTEIN: procathepsin L-like (The sequence of the model RefSeq protein was modified relative to this genomic sequence to represent the inferred CDS: deleted 1 base in 1 codon) encodes MNFYLCLASLCLGIAAATPQFDQTLDAKWYQWKSQHRRTYGANEDNWRRATWEKNLRMIEMHNLEYSAGKHGFQMEMNKFGDMTNEEFRQIMNGFRNDRFQTKAKGNLFREPFFVKISKSVDWKEKGYVTPVKNQGQCGSCWAFSATDSLEGQWFRKTHKLVSLSEQNLVDCSKDDDNEGCNGGFMDNAFQYVKKNKGIDTEESYLYEARDGSCTYQPECSSANVTGFVGIPSGQENALKKAVATMGPVSVAVDAGHTSFQFYRSGVYYEPECNSQQLDHGVPVVGYGVVGQNGKKYWIVKNSWGEEWGDKGYVLMSRDQSNHCGIATTASYPEV; translated from the exons ATGAATTTCTACCTGTGTTTAGCTTCCCTATGCTTGGGGATAGCAGCTGCTACTCCACAATTTGACCAGACTTTAGATGCGAAGTGGTATCAATGGAAGTCACAACACAGAAGGACCTATGGAGCGAATGAAGATAATTGGAGGAGAGCAACATGGGAGAAGAATTTGAGAATGATTGAAATGCACAATCTGGAGTACAGTGCTGGCAAACATGGTTTCCAGATGGAAATGAACAAGTTTGGAGATATGACCAATGAGGAATTCAGACAAATAATG AATGGTTTTAGAAATGATAGATTTCAAACGAAGGCCAAAGGAAATCTGTTCCGTGAACCTTTCTTTGTAAAGATCTCTAAATCTGTAGACTGGAAAGAAAAAGGCTACGTAACTCCTGTTAAGAATCAGGGTCAGTGTGGTTCTTGCTGGGCATTTAGTGCAACTGATTCCCTGGAAGGCCAGTGGTTCCGTAAGACACACAAACTTGTTTCACTCAGTGAACAGAATTTGGTTGACTGCTCTAAGGATGATGACAATGAAGGCTGTAATGGTGGTTTCATGGATAATGCCTTTCAAtatgtgaagaaaaataaaggcattGATACAGAGGAATCCTATCTGTATGAAGCAAGGGATGGCAGCTGTACTTATCAGCCAGAATGCTCCAgtgccaatgtcactggatttgTGGGCATCCCATCAGGGCAGGAAAATGCTCTTAAAAAGGCTGTGGCAACCATGGGTCCCGTCTCTGTGGCTGTTGATGCAGGACATACATCCTTCCAATTCTATCGGTCTGGGGTTTATTATGAACCTGAATGCAATAGTCAACAGCTAGATCATGGCGTACCTGTTGTGGGTTATGGTGTGGTgggacaaaatggaaagaaatactgGATTGTCAAGAACAGCTGGGGTGAAGAGTGGGGTGACAAGGGGTACGTTTTGATGAGCAGAGACCAGAGTAACCACTGTGGAATAGCAACCACAGCCAGCTATCCTGAAGTATAA